Proteins from one Triticum aestivum cultivar Chinese Spring chromosome 7A, IWGSC CS RefSeq v2.1, whole genome shotgun sequence genomic window:
- the LOC123147305 gene encoding putative wall-associated receptor kinase-like 16, with protein MPGGCGVDRTHARNCTRYCGDVHVPFPFGIQGTDPASCYHPGFNLTCDKTNNPPRLLLGDGGQLRVEKINLDNATVGVVYPGAFLNNSDMDRYTFVFRDQGIPSAGEAPYSLSASNELILTGCDVQVVMLGHRSDNNQDILGRCISLCTVDFGEEPEVSNITRRGRQRSTNGKYCYCTGCCQTHISQDSTGGMPKQLSMRPLVEKSWFAESSQPALAFVATEGWFDNLGFSGKLDPVHKQPPAIEVQEVPIILQWEVMSDKPNCNTSGNICKKHSRCKEGDRGYTCHCKDGYDGNPYINDDQGCKARGAGRNNTIIIGVGVGLATAVGLIICVLLGHFATKKVKHRRALMLKRKFFEQNRGQLLQQLVSQRADIAERMIIPLEELEKATNNFDKARELGGGGHGIVYKGILSDLHVVAIKKPKKVLQREIDEFINEVAILSQINHRNVVKLYGCCLETEVPMLVYEFIPNGTLYDHLHIDGPRSLSWEHRLRIAIETAKSLAYLHSTASVPIIHRDVKSVNVLLDDTLTAKVADFGASRYISVEKSGLTTVVQGTIGYLDPMYFYTGRLTEKSDVYSYGVMLVELLTRKKPSSYLSSNGEGLVAHFVTLFEEGNLSDILDPQVTDEGGKEVGEAIALAIACIKLRGEDRPDMRQVELTLEGLRPIVEHGLADEAEIDSIVTNSPLAIDGRSNEGSSR; from the exons ATGCCCGGTGGATGCGGCGTCGATCGTACCCACGCAC GAAACTGCACGAGGTATTGCGGTGACGTCCACGTGCCATTCCCGTTCGGCATCCAAGGCACGGACCCTGCCAGTTGCTATCATCCTGGGTTCAATCTCACCTGCGACAAAACCAATAACCCGCCACGGCTGCTCCTGGGTGACGGCGGCCAGCTCCGCGTCGAGAAGATCAACCTAGACAACGCCACCGTGGGAGTTGTCTACCCCGGAGCTTTCCTAAACAACTCGGACATGGATCGTTACACCTTTGTTTTCCgggaccaaggcatcccaagtgcCGGCGAGGCGCCCTACTCGCTCTCGGCCAGCAACGAGCTGATCCTCACGGGGTGTGATGTGCAGGTGGTGATGCTCGGGCACCGCAGCGACAACAACCAGGACATACTTGGCAGATGCATCTCCTTATGCACCGTGGACTTCGGTGAAGAGCCCGAAGTCAGCAACATCACCCGCCGAGGGCGGCAACGGAGCACCAACGGCAAGTATTGCTACTGCACGGGCTGCTGCCAGACACACATCTCCCAGGACTCCACAGGCGGCATGCCCAAGCAATTGAGCATGCGTCCCCTCGTGGAGAAGAGCTGGTTCGCCGAGTCATCGCAGCCCGCGCTGGCGTTTGTCGCCACGGAGGGGTGGTTCGATAACCTGGGTTTCTCCGGCAAGCTGGACCCCGTCCATAAGCAGCCACCGGCCATTGAGGTGCAGGAGGTGCCCATCATTCTACAGTGGGAGGTCATGTCCGATAAACCCAACTGTAATACATCCGGCAATATCTGCAAGAAGCACAGCCGCTGCAAGGAAGGGGACAGAGGCTATACATGCCACTGCAAAGATGGCTATGACGGCAATCCCTACATCAACGACGACCAAGGATGCAAAG CTCGAGGTGCAGGCCGCAACAACACAATAATTATAG GCGTTGGAGTGGGCCTTGCCACTGCAGTGGGCCTCATTATTTGTGTTCTCCTTGGACACTTTGCCACCAAAAAAGTTAAACATAGAAGGGCACTCATGTTGAAACGGAAGTTCTTTGAGCAAAATCGTGGGCAACTGCTACAACAATTGGTATCACAGAGAGCTGATATTGCTGAAAGAATGATTATACCCTTAGAAGAGCTAGAGAAGGCAACAAACAATTTTGATAAAGCCCGTGAGCTTGGTGGTGGAGGGCATggtatagtctataaaggtatttTGTCAGACCTCCATGTCGTAGCCATCAAAAAACCAAAGAAAGTTCTGCAGAGGGAGATTGATGAGTTTATTAATGAGGTTGCTATCCTATCACAAATCAACCATAGAAATGTGGTAAAGCTATATGGTTGTTGCCTTGAAACAGAAGTACCAATGTTAGTCTATGAATTCATACCCAACGGAACCCTTTATGATCATCTTCACATCGATGGACCAAGATCGTTGTCATGGGAACATAGGCTACGGATCGCAATTGAAACCGCCAAATCTCTAGCTTATCTTCACTCAACAGCTTCAGTACCCATCATTCATAGGGATGTGAAGTCAGTTAACGTGCTTTTGGATGACACTCTAACAGCAAAGGTAGCAGACTTTGGAGCTTCAAGATACATTTCGGTTGAGAAATCAGGGTTAACAACAGTGGTTCAAGGTACAATAGGATATTTAGATCCTATGTATTTCTACACGGGGCGGCTAACAGAGAAAAGTGATGTCTACAGCTATGGTGTCATGCTCGTAGAACTGCTGACTAGGAAGAAACCATCTTCATACTTGTCTTCTAATGGGGAGGGCCTAGTTGCACATTTTGTCACCTTGTTTGAAGAGGGAAATCTGTCAGATATTTTAGATCCACAAGTTACAGACGAGGGGGGCAAAGAAGTTGGAGAAGCCATTGCACTTGCAATAGCATGCATAAAACTAAGAGGAGAAGACCGTCCGGATATGAGGCAAGTGGAGTTGACGTTGGAAGGCCTTCGACCAATAGTGGAGCACGGTTTGGCTGACGAAGCTGAGATAGATAGTATTGTGACAAATTCTCCTTTGGCCATAGATGGAAGAAGCAACGAGGGATCGTCCAGATAA
- the LOC123147306 gene encoding wall-associated receptor kinase 2-like, which yields MASVVMIVVVLLFLLAAGAAAAAVPMSPAPRIGMPGCETSCGDAEVPYPFGIGPDPGCFLHQPGFNLTCDRTHDTPRLLLPVSGAGVGKDLYLRVEGIDIESSMMVVFHTVHLSTTGSDDLILRLRGAFRLSSRNELVLTGCNVQSTLLGKMKGNATATVSGCFSFCGASDSAATRFSRGCSGSGGCCRSPIARYYYQVEDGLAAEVWYDVKLSWFGRDVSADKARAPAHAFVAVEGWFDYWLSNSTNATTLDAPVLLDYYLSGDCANNPCRSNHSDCSTPSGGTYICECKSGYEGNPYVPDGCQGQLQ from the exons ATGGCGTcagtagtaatgatagtagtagtGCTGCTATTTTTGCTGGCTgccggagcagcggcggcggctgtcCCGATGAGTCCGGCTCCGAGGATCGGGATGCCCGGCTGTGAGACGTCGTGCGgcgacgcggaggtgccgtacccgTTCGGCATTGGCCCGGACCCCGGCTGCTTCCTGCACCAGCCGGGGTTCAACCTCACCTGCGACCGCACCCACGACACCCCGCGCCTGCTTCTCCCCGTCTCGGGAGCAGGCGTTGGCAAAGACCTGTATCTCCGGGTCGAGGGCATCGACATCGAGTCCTCCATGATGGTGGTATTCCACACCGTCCACTTGAGCACCACTGGGTCCGACGACCTAATCCTGAGGCTGAGGGGGGCCTTCAGGCTGTCCAGCCGCAACGAGCTCGTCCTAACCGGCTGCAACGTGCAGTCGACGCTGCTGGGGAAGATGAAGGGCAACGCCACCGCCACGGTAAGCGGCTGCTTCTCATTCTGCGGCGCCAGCGACAGCGCCGCCACCCGGTTCAGCCGGGGTTGCTCCGGTTCCGGCGGCTGCTGCCGTTCACCCATCGCCAGGTACTACTACCAGGTTGAGGACGGACTAGCCGCGGAAGTATGGTACGACGTGAAGCTCAGCTGGTTCGGTCGAGACGTGAGCGCGGACAAGGCGCGAGCCCCAGCCCATGCGTTCGTCGCCGTGGAAGGCTGGTTCGACTACTGGCTCTCCAACTCCACGAATGCTACCACGCTGGATGCTCCCGTTCTTCTGGACTACTACCTCAGCGGCGACTGCGCCAACAATCCATGCAGGAGCAACCACAGCGACTGCTCTACACCGTCAGGGGGGACATATATATGCGAGTGCAAATCTGGGTACGAAGGTAACCCCTACGTCCCCGACGGCTGCCAAGG ACAATTGCAATAG
- the LOC123147308 gene encoding tricetin 3',4',5'-O-trimethyltransferase-like, with the protein MGDEEACMFALQLANSTVLPMTLRTAIELGLLEALVGAAGKSLTPEEVLAELPCKANNPDAPSMVDRMLRVLASYKVVSCAVEEGEDGSLSRRYAAEPVCRWLAPNEDGVSMAPFALLAQDHVYLEPWRHLKDAVLDGDGGGGTAFHRAYGTSWYEYTGRDARFKGLFYEAMKHHSAIITKKLLEVYRGFDGIGTLVDVAGGFGAVSHAITSMYPSIKGINFDLPHVIAAAPPYHRVEHVGGNMLEKVPSGDAILMMWILDCFSDHECATVLKNCHDALPAHGKVISVECILPVNPEATNSAQALLAVDMSLVAYSPGGKERYLRDFEKLGKAAGFAAVKATYVCADFWAIQYTK; encoded by the coding sequence ATGGGCGACGAGGAGGCGTGCATGTTCGCGCTGCAGCTAGCCAACTCGACGGTGCTACCGATGACGCTGCGGACGGCCATCGAGCTGGGCCTTCTGGAGGCCCTTGTGGGCGCCGCCGGCAAGTCGCTGACTCCGGAGGAGGTCCTCGCGGAGCTGCCGTGCAAGGCCAACAACCCGGACGCGCCGTCCATGGTGGATCGCATGCTGCGTGTGCTTGCGTCGTACAAGGTGGTGTCGTGCGCGGTGGAGGAGGGCGAGGACGGCAGCCTCTCGCGCCGCTACGCCGCGGAACCGGTGTGCAGGTGGCTCGCCCCAAACGAGGATGGCGTCTCCATGGCCCCCTTCGCTCTCCTCGCCCAGGACCACGTCTACCTGGAGCCCTGGCGCCACCTCAAGGACGCGGTcctcgacggcgacggcggcggcggcactgcgTTCCACAGGGCGTATGGGACGTCGTGGTACGAGTACACCGGGAGGGACGCGCGCTTCAAAGGCCTCTTCTACGAGGCCATGAAGCACCACTCCGCCATCATCACCAAGAAGCTCCTCGAGGTGTACAGGGGCTTCGACGGCATCGGCACCCTCGTCGACGTGGCCGGCGGATTCGGCGCCGTCAGCCACGCCATCACCTCCATGTACCCGAGCATCAAGGGGATCAACTTCGACCTTCCCCACGTCATCGCCGCCGCCCCTCCTTACCATAGGGTCGAGCACGTGGGCGGCAACATGTTGGAGAAGGTACCCTCCGGCGACGCCATCCTCATGATGTGGATCCTCGACTGCTTCAGCGACCACGAGTGCGCCACGGTGCTCAAGAACTGCCACGACGCGCTGCCAGCGCACGGCAAGGTCATCAGCGTGGAATGCATCTTGCCGGTGAACCCAGAGGCGACCAACAGCGCGCAGGCTTTGCTCGCCGTCGATATGAGCCTGGTCGCGTACAGCCCGGGCGGCAAGGAGAGGTATCTCAGGGACTTCGAGAAGCTCGGCAAGGCCGCTGGATTTGCCGCCGTCAAGGCCACCTACGTCTGCGCCGACTTCTGGGCCATCCAATACACAAAGTAA